In Helianthus annuus cultivar XRQ/B chromosome 9, HanXRQr2.0-SUNRISE, whole genome shotgun sequence, the following are encoded in one genomic region:
- the LOC118481783 gene encoding arp2/3 complex-activating protein rickA-like, whose amino-acid sequence MVNNLKNVDKEVNTEAVEIEVVKEIKNEEVEKAVTEEQQIGEDVKKEEEEVKNKNLVAADAGDEVCVEEKQDDAEMKQIEAAENTEVPITEMLFKTAIPTTESKGKYEDELNARGSVDSKNQETILKELVYVKPAENVFSTGVRGGTSVVPPIFQGHQYMSTEQLHKELEDTTAVCTEKTATEGKLDLIVKEIRNQKSDIKVLSETVKAVQKQTEDNAAALNKLQESSENRESSSEFKKALKELQEINKQMAEVASAGESSSTGRILEEIQFLRANNSSMAEAFEKLMVELSTQKDQNKLELQKMKKQEESNIQDLADVHLLVKRLQYNVARLAKVDFHELKAPIPQENPAGESETPQQKFKQPEITQQDPTKQSETSTPQKQKIPMGPPPSKPKLLMGPPPNIPKPDTSTVQ is encoded by the exons atggtgaacaatctgaagaaTGTTGATAAAGAGGTTAACACAGAAGCTGTTGAAATTGAGGTTGTGAAGGAAATCAAAAATGAAGAAGTTgagaaagctgttactgaagaacagcagattGGAGAAGAtgtgaagaaagaagaagaagaagtaaagAATAAGAATTTGGTAGCTGCTGATGCTGGTGATGAAGTTTGTGTTGAAGAAAAGCAAGATGATGCTGAGATGAAGCAGATAGAAGCTGCTGAAAacaccgaggtgccaatcactgag ATGTTGTTCAAGACTGCGATCCCGACAACCGAGTCTAAGGGGAAGtatgaagacgagctcaacgcaagaggaagcgtggattcaaagAACCAGGAAACTATCCTGAAGGAGCTTGTATATgtaaagccag CAGAGAATGTGTTTTCTACTGGTGTTAGAGGTGGTACATCTGTTGTTCCTCCTATTTTCCAAGGACATCAATACATGTCAACTGAACAACTACACAAGGAACTTGAAGACACAACTGCTGTTTGTACTGAGAAAACAGCCACTGAAGGAAAACTTGATCTGATAGTGAaagaaatcagaaatcaaaaGTCAGATATCAAAGTTTTATCAGAAACTGTCAAAGCTGTGCAGAAGCAAACAGAAGACAACGCTGCAGCCCTCAACAAACTACAAGAGTCATCAGAAAACAGGGAGAGCTCATCAGAATTCAAGAAAGCTCTCAAAGAACTGCAAGAAATTAATAAACAGATGGCTGAGGTTGCAAGTGCAGGGGAAAGCTCAAGTACAGGAAGAATCCTTGAAGAAATTCAGTTCCTCAGAGCTAACAATAGCAGCATGGCTGAGGCTTTTGAGAAGCTGATGGTGGAATTGTCTACACAGAAAGATCAAAATAAACTGGaacttcagaaaatgaagaaacaagaagaatcaAATATTCAAGATCTTGCTGATGTTCATCTGTTGGTAAAGAGGTTGCAGTATAATGTTGCCAGACTGGCAAAAGTTGATTTTCATGAACTGAAAGCCCCAATTCCACAAGAAAATCCAGCAGGGGAGTCAGAAACTCCTCAACAAAAATTCAAACAACCAGAAATCACTCAACAAGATCCAACCAAACAATCAGAAACTTCAACACCACAAAAACAGAAGATTCCCATGGGTCCTCCTCCAAGTAAGCCAAAGTTACTCATGGGTCCTCCACCAAACATCCCAAAGCCAGATACTTCAACGGTCCAATAG